One part of the Andrena cerasifolii isolate SP2316 chromosome 4, iyAndCera1_principal, whole genome shotgun sequence genome encodes these proteins:
- the LOC143367987 gene encoding potassium/sodium hyperpolarization-activated cyclic nucleotide-gated channel 4 — protein sequence MKEHACTLPTNGESFDFSGNATNSKNLIFKQAWMNVCRIGENTPRTKMYLASMAAVSAERRRHAALPHWWIVHPFSHSRFLWDVTMTVVLLIAFLTIPFVICFVVMCHDAIYLDRVNPLIYAFCWVDIVCNCITGYDEKKRTRVVLEPSKILNQYLKTLLIPDILSSLPWDHITLPWRRLPGRNSSRLIVLINLLPLLKLSRYGHANLQILEMFTYFKVLHFYYEMVTTLMLAFYIMFWFSCLCYLIPIMVLQFTNSLPEDCHECWITDLDDNTIAGRFRNALFIVVEQLSATGYGLFVPGTDGHTILSCILMITGRFIECYILVMLIQIKAGRKSSKSKFQEIVNQVAAYTRQKQLPAHMKKRLLAYYHYRFRNSYFREKLILSALSEQLREEIALQSSHRLVENVPIFKALPKNILRSIIKNLRFELYLPNDVIVKAGAQGDCMFFLSAGTVAVLTPTGKEICHLDDGAHFGEVALLVPDQRRVASVIAIEVCEVYRLDRRDFRKCIAVHTELFAKIERIATERVERAVVIEKQHQRYLMRSSESIDASKRSRRA from the exons ATGAAGGAACACGCTTGTACATTACCAACGAACGGGGAAAGCTTCGATTTCAGTGGCAACGCGACGAACTCGAAGAATTTAATATTCAAGCAAGCGTGGATGAACGTCTGCAGGATCGGCGAAAATACTCCGCGGACGAAAATGTATCTCGCCAGCATGGCAGCTGTGTCTGCTGAAAGAAGAAGGCACGCCGCCCTTCCACATTGGTGGATCGTACACCCCTTCAGTCACTCGAG GTTCCTCTGGGATGTAACGATGACGGTGGTGCTGCTGATTGCCTTTCTGACGATACCCTTTGTAATTTGCTTCGTCGTGATGTGCCACGACGCCATCTACTTGGACAGAGTGAACCCTTTAATTTACGCGTTCTGCTGGGTGGACATTGTTTGCAACTGCATCACTGGGTACGACGAGAAGAAACGCACGCGGGTCGTATTGGAACCGTCGAAGATATTAAA CCAGTACCTCAAGACTCTCCTTATTCCGGATATCCTTTCCTCCTTGCCATGGGATCACATAACGCTGCCGTGGCGGCGGCTACCAGGGCGAAACTCCAGCCGCCTGATCGTTTTAATAAATCTTCTGCCCCTCCTGAAGCTCTCTCGTTACGGCCACGCCAACTTGCAGATTTTGGAAATGTTCACG TACTTCAAGGTGCTGCATTTCTATTACGAAATGGTCACCACCCTCATGCTGGCCTTTTACATCATGTTCTGGTTCAGCTGCCTGTGCTACTTAATTCCTATCATGGTTCTCCAGTTCACTAACTCCCTGCCCGAA GATTGCCACGAGTGCTGGATAACTGACTTGGATGATAACACAATAGCCGGCAGGTTCCGGAACGCGCTGTTCATCGTCGTGGAGCAGCTCTCGGCTACCGGTTACGGGCTGTTCGTGCCGGGAACAGACGGCCACACAATACTCAGCTGCATTCTGATGATAACAGGCAGATTTATCGAGTGTTACATCCTAG TGATGCTTATCCAGATAAAGGCTGGCAGAAAATCGTCGAAGTCCAAGTTCCAGGAGATCGTTAACCAAGTGGCGGCTTACACGAGGCAAAAGCAGcttccagcgcatatgaagaaaCGCCTCCTGGCTTACTATCATTACCGTTTCCGGAACAGCTACTTCCGCGAGAAATTGATCCTGTCCGCTTTGTCAG AGCAACTGCGCGAAGAGATCGCGCTCCAGTCGAGCCACCGTTTGGTCGAGAACGTGCCGATCTTCAAAGCTTTGCCGAAGAACATCCTACGGTCGATCATTAAGAACCTGAGGTTCGAGCTGTACTTGCCAAACGACGTGATAGTGAAAGCTGGGGCCCAGGGTGACTGCATGTTCTTTCTGTCCGCTGGGACCGTCGCTGTGTTGACGCCCACTGGAAAGGAG ATCTGCCATTTGGACGACGGTGCACATTTCGGCGAAGTGGCGCTCTTAGTTCCCGACCAGAGGAGGGTGGCGAGCGTGATCGCGATCGAGGTCTGCGAGGTGTATCGCCTCGATCGTAGGGATTTTCGCAAGTGCATCGCTGTGCACACGGAGCTGTTCGCTAAGATCGAGAGGATCGCGACGGAGAGGGTCGAGAGAGCGGTGGTCATCGAGAAACAACACCAACGATACCTGATGCGCAGCTCCGAGAGCATCGACGCGTCTAAAAGATCGAGGAGGGCTTGA
- the Task7 gene encoding TWIK-related acid-sensitive K[+] channel 7, translating into MKRPNVRTLALVVCTFTYLLVGAAVFDAFESDTERKRWEFLSEIRRNMMKKYNITQEDYRMLEIVIIENKPHKAGPQWKFAGAFYFSTLVLAMIGYGHSTPVTIGGKAFCMVYAMVGIPLGLVMFQSIGERLNKFASVVIKRAKTYLRCLKTEATELNLMFATGLLSSIIITTGAAVFSRYEGWSYFDSFYYCFVTLTTIGFGDYVALQNDHALSNKPGYVALSLVFILFGLAVVAASINLLVLRFMTMNTGDARRDDNELVVVPHHVPVLDGQVIAVNGRLLGGHVPIIHDMDDCVKVCFCTCLRPANSEHLDQGYQGYRSPSASASLRKKRASV; encoded by the exons ATGAAGAGGCCGAACGTGAGGACTCTGGCGCTGGTTGTGTGCACGTTCACGTACTTGCTGGTCGGGGCGGCTGTGTTCGACGCCTTCGAGTCGGACACGGAGAGGAAGCGTTGGGAATTCCTCTCCG AGATTCGCCGTAACATGATGAAGAAGTACAACATCACGCAGGAGGATTACAGAATGCTGGAGATCGTTATAATAGAGAACAAGCCGCACAAGGCGGGCCCACAGTGGAAATTCGCGGGTGCCTTCTATTTCTCCACGCTCGTGCTTGCTATGATCG GCTACGGACACTCGACGCCAGTCACCATAGGCGGGAAAGCTTTCTGCATGGTGTACGCCATGGTTGGCATCCCTCTGGGCCTGGTGATGTTCCAGAGCATCGGCGAACGTTTGAACAAGTTCGCCTCTGTGGTGATCAAGCGAGCAAAAACGTATCTACGATGCCTGAAAACAGAGGCGACGGAGTTGAATCTGATGTTCGCGACCGGTTTGCTTTCGAGTATAATCATCACCACTGGAGCAGCGGTGTTCTCGCGTTACGAGGGGTGGAGCTACTTCGATAGCTTCTACTACTGCTTCGTCACATTGACTACTATCGGCTTCGGCGATTACGTCGCTCTTCAG AACGACCATGCACTTTCCAATAAACCAGGATACGTGGCCTTAAGTCTGGTGTTCATCCTATTCGGTCTGGCCGTCGTCGCTGCCAGCATAAACTTGCTCGTACTCCGTTTCATGACGAT GAACACGGGGGACGCACGCCGCGACGACAACGAGCTGGTAGTTGTTCCTCACCATGTTCCAGTGCTGGATGGGCAAGTAATCGCGGTGAATGGGCGGCTGCTGGGCGGCCACGTGCCGATAATTCACGACATGGACGACTGCGTGAAGGTGTGCTTTTGCACGTGTCTGCGGCCGGCAAATTCGGAGCACTTGGACCAGGGGTACCAAGGCTACAGGTCTCCATCGGCCTCTGCCAGCCTCCGCAAGAAGCGCGCATCCGTCTGA